The Penaeus chinensis breed Huanghai No. 1 chromosome 16, ASM1920278v2, whole genome shotgun sequence genome window below encodes:
- the LOC125033452 gene encoding protein amalgam-like — protein sequence MAMEKAVLVVVLTLMVLAPQGLSKGYAEYEEDYYYEAEAGDYEPPTFTARPQAFTVEVGQSVIIPCDVDNMGSFKLLIKKVPANGGAEKLLFAGREKITRDRRFSMDGSRVTISNARPKDAGTYYCMFGLQPPVVLRHTIDVQYAPTVRAMGRPEQHIPRGESVTLECQAEGNPEPIIRWSRQEGPLPSGKRSEEAQSLTLEGVDRHVEGTYLCTADNGIGEAAVAAMSIIVEYPPEITTEKAIVRTGEGDQVELVCLVRGRPVPEVVWTRDGLPIPNTDMMDTKLHHQQQTQHQQQDHNSHMVHSHSAHRHTLTIKHVTEKDFGAYMCIAKNSHGQKDATIQMTGLPKPPHLTSSPNGGESDTYTLTWETESYYPITEFLVKYRKTQLGTWQTNHTMVMGGSWQSISEAVDPDAELNEDTRHSMAYTLKDLEVATDYAAQVRVRNKYGWSSESETFTFSTKKALAVLQSTSTGGGARGHTAVAALTLLLAALATLM from the exons GACTCTCCAAGGGCTACGCTGAATACGAGGAGGACTACTACTACGAGGCGGAGGCCGGAGACTACGAGCCGCCCACGTTCACGGCGCGCCCGCAGGCCTTCACGGTCGAGGTGGGCCAGTCGGTCATCATCCCCTGCGACGTCGACAACATGG GCTCGTTCAAGCTCCTGATCAAGAAGGTCCCGGCCAACGGCGGCGCCGAAAAGCTGCTGTTCGCCGGCCGCGAGAAGATCACCCGCGACCGCCGCTTCAGCATGGACGGCTCGCGCGTCACCATCTCGAACGCGCGCCCCAAGGACGCCGGGACCTACTACTGCATGTTCGGCCTGCAGCCGCCCGTCGTCCTGCGCCACACCATCGACGTGCAGTACGCGCCCACCGTGCGGGCCATGGGGCGCCCCGAGCAGCACATCCCGCGCGGCGAGAGCGTGACCCTCGAGTGCCAGGCGGAGGGCAACCCCGAGCCCATCATCCGCTGGTCGCGCCAGGAGGGGCCGCTGCCCTCGGGCAAGCGCAGCGAGGAG GCTCAGAGTCTGACCCTGGAGGGCGTCGACCGCCACGTCGAGGGCACGTACCTGTGCACGGCCGACAACGGGATCGGTGAGGCTGCAGTGGCGGCCATGAGCATCATCGTCGAATACCCGCCCGAGATCACCACCGAGAAG GCCATCGTGCGCACCGGCGAGGGCGACCAGGTGGAGCTCGTGTGCCTCGTTCGCGGCCGCCCCGTTCCCGAGGTGGTATGGACGCGCGACGGCCTCCCGATCCCCAACACAGACATGATGGACACCAAGCTTCACCACCAGCAGCAGACTCAGCACCAGCAACAGGACCACAACTCTCACATGGTACACAGCCACTCGGCTCATCGCCACACACTCACCATCAAGCACGTCACTGAAAAGGACTTCGGGGCCTACATGTGCATCGCTAAGAACAGCCACGGACAGAAGGACGCAACCATACAGATGACAG gccTCCCGAAGCCCCCCCACCTGACCAGCAGCCCCAACGGCGGCGAGAGCGACACCTACACCCTCACGTGGGAGACGGAGAGCTACTACCCCATCACTGAGTTCCTCGTCAAGTACCGCAAGACACAGCTGGGGACGTGGCAG ACCAACCACACGATGGTGATGGGCGGGTCGTGGCAGAGCATCTCGGAGGCGGTCGACCCCGACGCCGAGCTCAACGAAGACACGCGGCACTCGATGGCCTACACGCTCAAGGACCTGGAGGTGGCCACCGACTACGCCGCGCAGGTCCGCGTCAGAAACAAGTACGGTTGGTCGTCCGAGAGCGAGACCTTCACCTTCTCCACCAAAAAGG CTCTGGCGGTGTTGCAGTCGACTAGCACGGGCGGCGGGGCGAGAGGTCATACCGCCGTCGCCGCCCTCACCCTCCTGCTGGCTGCCCTGGCGACGCTGATGTAG